One segment of Haloplanus natans DSM 17983 DNA contains the following:
- a CDS encoding DUF2298 domain-containing protein, which yields MEYGLVVRWLVAYAALAALGRPVAARLLATLPGRGVGFALPVALAVVGTVAYWVGHLAFGPLALVAGLLVLVVLSLAAGLDPDALRERRLELASGVRPTRRNAEAAVVFLVAFSVLVAVRAVDPAVYPLGGEKFLDFGLLKSLERAPTLPPEDMWFAGEPVAYYYGGHLLTALLGDLTATPPRFAYNLSLAGFYAMLVTAAYGLAGAIARDRADSWRPAGLAAAFFVGVASNLVTASRLVVDALPPSLQRAVAGAIAARSRYTVEDVLGGIDAFSYWTASRVVPGTINEFPLFAWLNGDLHAHMMGTPFLLLGAALAFACYRTPPRDLWRRRALAFVAVPLLAGLQTVVDTWSMPSLFGLLFLGVALGPADPWPILSRRLAARRGAREDGPVLDELGHLVGALAVAGAAGVLGGLLALPFLLGAGGGREVALLAAAERTSLSGLLLVHGAFLVVFYAYLLDRLSIDRVFPLLLGVAALGLLAATANLAAAVAVGPLLALGWAAHRTNRPVGFETVLIVAGAGLVGLVELVYVKEQAGPLRMNTVFKTYMQVWVLWGTAAGVALPAFVRWAGGELPTPGTRSRWLRIGLAAAVVLATVPYAGLALSSHFAATPELTLDATRFVERKHPDEAPAIAYVDELEGQPTLLSAPATGRYPGPGGDAPAPPGMYSWDSSPAASLTGVPTVAGWHHEVGYRGVEPYLTRVRDVDAAYTGPPERTVAVLERYGVEYVWVGPAERARYGSVTFAGVEGLTPVFQNEAVTIYRVDRLELGVA from the coding sequence ATGGAGTACGGCCTCGTCGTCCGGTGGCTCGTCGCCTACGCCGCCCTCGCCGCCCTCGGGCGCCCCGTCGCCGCCCGGTTGCTCGCGACCCTCCCCGGCCGCGGCGTCGGCTTCGCGCTCCCCGTCGCCCTCGCCGTCGTCGGCACCGTCGCTTACTGGGTCGGCCACCTCGCGTTCGGGCCCCTCGCCCTCGTCGCCGGCCTCCTCGTCCTCGTCGTCCTGTCCCTCGCCGCCGGCCTGGATCCAGACGCCCTCCGCGAGCGCCGCCTCGAACTCGCGTCCGGCGTCCGCCCGACACGCCGGAACGCCGAGGCGGCCGTCGTCTTCCTCGTCGCTTTCTCCGTTCTCGTCGCCGTCCGTGCCGTCGACCCGGCGGTCTACCCCCTCGGCGGCGAGAAGTTCCTCGATTTCGGCCTCCTGAAGTCCCTGGAGCGGGCGCCGACCCTCCCGCCCGAGGATATGTGGTTCGCGGGCGAGCCCGTCGCCTACTACTACGGCGGCCACCTCCTGACGGCGCTGCTCGGCGACCTCACCGCGACGCCGCCGCGCTTTGCCTACAACCTCTCGCTCGCGGGCTTCTACGCGATGCTCGTCACGGCCGCCTACGGCCTGGCGGGCGCTATCGCCCGTGACCGCGCCGATTCCTGGCGCCCCGCCGGCCTCGCCGCCGCCTTCTTCGTCGGCGTCGCGAGCAACCTCGTCACCGCCAGCCGCCTCGTCGTCGACGCCCTCCCCCCGTCGCTCCAGCGCGCCGTCGCCGGCGCCATCGCCGCCCGCTCGCGCTACACCGTCGAGGACGTTCTCGGCGGTATCGACGCCTTCTCGTACTGGACCGCCAGCCGCGTCGTTCCCGGGACGATCAACGAGTTCCCCCTCTTCGCCTGGCTGAACGGCGACCTCCACGCGCATATGATGGGGACGCCCTTTCTCCTGCTCGGCGCCGCCCTCGCCTTCGCCTGCTACCGGACGCCGCCGCGTGATCTGTGGCGGCGCCGCGCCCTCGCGTTCGTCGCCGTCCCCCTGCTCGCCGGTTTACAGACCGTCGTCGACACGTGGAGCATGCCCTCCCTGTTTGGCCTCCTGTTTCTCGGCGTCGCGCTCGGGCCGGCGGACCCGTGGCCGATCCTCTCCCGTCGCCTCGCTGCGCGGAGAGGCGCGCGCGAGGACGGTCCCGTCCTCGACGAACTCGGTCACCTCGTCGGCGCCCTCGCCGTCGCGGGCGCCGCGGGCGTCCTCGGCGGCCTCCTCGCGCTCCCCTTCCTGCTCGGTGCCGGCGGCGGGCGCGAGGTGGCGCTTCTCGCCGCGGCCGAGCGGACGAGCCTCTCCGGCCTCCTGCTCGTTCACGGCGCCTTCCTCGTCGTCTTCTACGCCTACCTGCTGGATCGGCTGTCGATCGATCGCGTTTTCCCCTTGCTCCTCGGCGTTGCTGCCCTCGGCCTCCTCGCCGCGACGGCGAACCTCGCCGCCGCCGTCGCCGTCGGCCCCCTTCTCGCCCTCGGGTGGGCCGCCCACCGAACGAACCGGCCCGTAGGGTTCGAGACGGTCCTGATCGTCGCCGGCGCCGGGCTGGTCGGCCTCGTCGAACTCGTCTACGTGAAAGAGCAGGCCGGGCCGCTGCGGATGAACACCGTGTTCAAGACGTACATGCAGGTGTGGGTGCTGTGGGGGACGGCCGCGGGCGTCGCCCTCCCGGCCTTCGTCCGGTGGGCGGGCGGCGAACTCCCCACACCGGGCACCCGTTCGCGGTGGCTCCGGATCGGCCTCGCCGCCGCCGTCGTTCTCGCGACGGTGCCCTACGCGGGGCTGGCGCTCTCGTCGCATTTCGCCGCCACTCCGGAACTGACGCTCGACGCCACCCGGTTCGTCGAGCGCAAGCATCCCGACGAGGCGCCGGCCATCGCCTACGTCGACGAGTTGGAGGGACAGCCGACGCTCCTCTCCGCACCGGCGACGGGGCGGTATCCGGGTCCGGGTGGCGACGCCCCCGCACCGCCCGGGATGTATAGCTGGGACTCCAGCCCGGCCGCGAGTTTGACCGGCGTGCCGACCGTGGCCGGCTGGCATCACGAAGTCGGCTACCGGGGTGTCGAGCCGTATCTCACACGGGTGCGGGACGTGGACGCCGCCTACACCGGCCCGCCGGAGCGAACCGTCGCGGTGCTCGAACGCTACGGCGTCGAGTACGTGTGGGTCGGCCCGGCCGAGCGCGCCCGCTACGGGTCGGTGACGTTCGCGGGCGTCGAGGGACTCACGCCCGTGTTCCAGAACGAGGCGGTGACGATCTATCGGGTCGACCGGTTGGAGTTGGGCGTCGCGTGA
- a CDS encoding metal-dependent hydrolase: MNKEGHVINAALLSVGLGIVLVWPTAFTASTALETVEMVARLSVPVVLGALFPDVDTAFGKHRKTLHNVFVLGVVAAYPVFFGNLQFVWIGVATHYLLDVVGSRRGIAFFYPLTSQEWGLPTGVTTSSKYANPVTVVVTVLELVVLGVVNVYVMPLGDVSGAMSAMLLG; encoded by the coding sequence ATGAACAAAGAAGGACACGTGATCAACGCGGCGCTGTTGAGCGTGGGGCTCGGCATCGTGCTGGTGTGGCCGACGGCGTTCACGGCGTCCACCGCGCTCGAAACCGTCGAAATGGTAGCCAGGCTCTCGGTCCCGGTCGTCCTCGGGGCGCTCTTTCCCGACGTGGACACCGCGTTCGGCAAACACCGCAAGACCCTGCACAACGTGTTCGTGCTCGGTGTCGTCGCCGCCTACCCCGTCTTCTTCGGCAACCTCCAGTTCGTCTGGATCGGCGTCGCGACACACTACCTCCTCGACGTGGTGGGGAGTCGGCGCGGAATCGCCTTCTTCTACCCGCTCACCAGCCAGGAGTGGGGGCTCCCGACCGGCGTCACGACCAGCAGCAAGTACGCCAACCCGGTGACGGTAGTGGTGACCGTCCTCGAACTCGTCGTCCTCGGCGTCGTCAACGTCTACGTGATGCCGCTCGGCGACGTGTCCGGGGCGATGAGCGCCATGCTACTCGGATAG
- a CDS encoding glycosyltransferase, whose product MSRSVGVVIPAYRPDVDRLGAYVRALRTVLDPEEIRVELDSEGRSPSGNRTQSGDSRPEADDSVKPRSTGSEASVRDRIADLPVTLNEASSRRGKGAAITAGFEALSAEVDVLAFADADGSTPAPSIADVVRPVVAGEADLAAGSRRHPDATVESHQTVARRHLGDGFAWLARRLLDVHLYDYQCGAKALTAEAWELTRPHLHEPGFAWDIELLAVADAVGCRIVEVPVVWEDRPESTVSPVRTTFRLARGLVVSRHRAKLIRDDRLHSLLDRPRESTSALVEREHR is encoded by the coding sequence ATGAGTCGTTCCGTGGGGGTCGTGATCCCCGCGTACCGCCCGGACGTCGACCGCCTCGGGGCGTACGTCCGTGCCCTCCGGACCGTCCTCGACCCCGAGGAGATCCGCGTCGAACTCGACAGCGAGGGACGCAGTCCCTCGGGCAACCGGACACAGTCCGGTGACAGTCGGCCGGAGGCCGACGACAGCGTGAAGCCACGCTCCACGGGCAGCGAGGCGTCGGTCCGCGACCGAATCGCCGACCTCCCCGTCACGCTCAACGAAGCGTCGAGCCGTCGGGGCAAGGGGGCGGCGATCACCGCCGGGTTCGAGGCGCTGTCGGCCGAGGTCGACGTGTTGGCCTTCGCCGACGCCGACGGCAGTACGCCCGCGCCCTCCATCGCGGACGTGGTTCGGCCGGTCGTCGCCGGCGAGGCCGACCTCGCCGCCGGGTCGCGTCGCCATCCCGACGCGACCGTCGAGTCCCACCAGACGGTCGCCCGCCGCCACCTCGGCGACGGCTTCGCGTGGCTGGCCCGGCGCCTCCTCGACGTACATCTCTACGACTACCAGTGTGGGGCGAAGGCGCTGACGGCCGAGGCGTGGGAGTTGACTCGCCCCCACCTCCACGAACCCGGCTTCGCGTGGGACATCGAACTCCTCGCCGTCGCGGACGCGGTCGGCTGTCGGATCGTCGAGGTGCCCGTCGTCTGGGAGGATCGACCCGAATCCACGGTGTCACCCGTGCGAACGACCTTTCGGCTCGCGCGTGGGCTGGTCGTCTCCAGACACCGGGCGAAGCTCATCCGGGACGACCGGCTTCACTCGCTGCTCGACCGCCCGCGGGAATCGACATCCGCCCTCGTCGAGCGGGAGCACCGATGA
- a CDS encoding Rieske (2Fe-2S) protein: MAPAPDPDRRIASLDVVPADTTYLVTLRNGDDDPREAVLVRTDDGVSGWLNYCRHLLDVRLDKGSGAPMRDGELVCANHGAYFEADTGYCTFGPCEGATLESVDVSVVDGDVYLTDDDYAFVETGPIDDGNDGPSPTSNVEF, from the coding sequence ATGGCCCCGGCCCCCGACCCGGACCGACGGATCGCGTCGCTCGACGTCGTGCCCGCCGACACGACCTACCTCGTCACCCTCCGCAACGGTGACGACGACCCCCGCGAAGCGGTGCTCGTCCGCACCGACGACGGGGTGTCCGGCTGGCTCAACTACTGCCGACACCTGCTCGACGTGCGCCTCGACAAAGGCTCCGGGGCACCGATGCGCGACGGCGAACTCGTCTGTGCCAACCACGGCGCGTACTTCGAGGCCGACACCGGCTACTGCACCTTCGGTCCCTGCGAGGGCGCCACCCTCGAATCGGTCGACGTATCCGTCGTCGACGGCGACGTATACCTCACCGACGACGACTACGCGTTCGTCGAGACGGGCCCCATCGACGACGGGAACGATGGGCCGTCGCCCACCTCGAACGTCGAATTCTAG
- a CDS encoding protein translocase SEC61 complex subunit gamma, with protein MDVKYDLASYVRVLKMASTPSWNEFSQVSKVAGAGVFLVGLLGFIIFAIMTFLPGGA; from the coding sequence ATGGATGTCAAATACGACCTCGCAAGCTACGTCCGCGTGCTCAAGATGGCCAGCACGCCGTCGTGGAACGAGTTCTCGCAGGTTTCCAAAGTCGCGGGTGCCGGTGTCTTTCTCGTGGGTCTGCTCGGCTTCATCATCTTCGCCATCATGACCTTCCTCCCCGGAGGCGCGTAG
- a CDS encoding HAH_0734 family protein has protein sequence MQQLIVRGDPGIRKDAVIDYDGEEQVCFSIQRQGDYHGPDEVQLWCTIGTPDEREAFEKRQYVPHWLGVDSVDADALDVIAPRGRQ, from the coding sequence ATGCAACAGCTCATCGTCAGGGGGGACCCCGGCATCCGGAAGGACGCCGTCATCGACTACGACGGCGAGGAGCAGGTCTGTTTCTCGATCCAGCGCCAGGGCGACTACCACGGCCCCGACGAGGTACAGCTCTGGTGTACTATCGGCACGCCCGACGAGCGAGAGGCCTTCGAGAAACGCCAGTACGTGCCCCACTGGCTCGGTGTGGACTCGGTCGACGCCGACGCGCTCGACGTGATCGCCCCGCGCGGCCGACAGTAG
- a CDS encoding PHP-associated domain-containing protein, whose translation MHVKALDERVVSRAKARGIDVLVYAPHFTRLPDIRTRAARFSDDDLLVVPAREVFTGPWYDRRHLLAVGLTDPVPDFITFRGALDEFDRQDAAVLVPHPEMLNVSCDREDVAANADHVDAVETYNAKCLPHQNRRGRAVARATGLPGFGSSYAHLRRTVGEAWTVFDDPVDSVTDLVDALRSGASRRVVRRSGLGHHTQGLVEFAHLGYENSWGKLDRLFLSGTEPTHPSNVAYRGRFDDVTTY comes from the coding sequence ATGCACGTCAAGGCTCTCGACGAACGGGTCGTCTCGCGGGCGAAGGCCCGCGGTATCGACGTGCTCGTGTACGCGCCCCACTTCACTCGCCTGCCGGACATCCGAACCCGCGCCGCTCGCTTTTCGGACGACGACCTCCTCGTCGTGCCCGCACGCGAGGTGTTCACCGGCCCCTGGTACGACCGCCGACACCTCCTCGCCGTTGGCCTCACCGATCCCGTTCCCGACTTCATCACCTTCCGTGGGGCGCTCGACGAGTTCGACCGGCAGGACGCGGCCGTCCTCGTCCCGCATCCCGAGATGCTAAACGTGAGTTGCGACCGCGAGGACGTGGCCGCGAACGCCGACCACGTCGACGCCGTCGAGACGTACAACGCCAAATGTCTCCCCCATCAGAACCGGCGCGGCCGAGCGGTCGCCCGCGCGACCGGACTCCCGGGATTCGGGTCGTCCTACGCGCACCTCCGGCGGACGGTCGGCGAGGCGTGGACGGTTTTCGACGACCCCGTCGACTCCGTGACCGACCTCGTCGACGCGCTCCGGTCCGGCGCCTCGCGGCGAGTGGTCCGCCGGAGCGGCCTCGGCCACCACACCCAGGGGCTCGTCGAGTTCGCCCACCTCGGCTACGAGAACTCGTGGGGGAAACTCGACCGCCTCTTCCTCTCGGGCACCGAGCCGACTCACCCGAGCAACGTGGCCTACCGGGGCCGGTTCGACGACGTGACGACGTACTAA
- a CDS encoding ArsA family ATPase has product MSEIDVEPVEEVDDADATAHDRGPAEVDVEATADLPQGVDAPEYVLYGGKGGVGKTTMAAATALSSAADGTATLVVSTDPAHSLSDTLDTDIPPRPTRIRDEVPLWAAEIDPEAAMEEGLFGQGGIGVDGGEDGATPGAGDGAPLGGLGELGEMLGDDAVDPLMGGSMPGADEAAAMRQLLEYLDDPRFERVIVDTAPTGHTLRLLELPEMLDSMVGRLLSMREKFSGMMEGFKGMFGVGGGDDAEAPDLDELRDRIERLRAVLQDPSRTDFRVVMVPEEMSVVESERLVARLDEFSIPVNTVVVNRVMENLADVADVDPAWVVSPNLEDCEFCQRRWDVQQRALRRATDLFRGHDVKRVPLLADEVRGERALRVVAACLA; this is encoded by the coding sequence ATGAGCGAAATCGACGTCGAACCGGTCGAAGAAGTCGACGACGCGGACGCGACCGCCCACGACCGCGGCCCCGCCGAAGTCGACGTGGAGGCGACGGCCGACCTGCCCCAGGGTGTCGACGCCCCCGAGTACGTCCTCTACGGCGGGAAAGGCGGCGTGGGCAAGACGACGATGGCGGCGGCGACGGCGCTTTCCTCCGCCGCCGACGGCACCGCGACGCTGGTCGTCTCGACGGACCCCGCCCACTCCCTGTCGGACACGCTCGATACGGACATCCCGCCGCGGCCGACGCGCATCCGCGACGAGGTTCCGCTGTGGGCCGCCGAAATCGACCCCGAGGCGGCGATGGAGGAGGGGTTGTTCGGACAGGGTGGAATCGGCGTCGACGGCGGCGAGGACGGAGCGACTCCCGGTGCCGGCGACGGCGCCCCACTCGGCGGCCTCGGCGAACTCGGCGAGATGTTGGGCGACGACGCCGTCGACCCGCTGATGGGCGGCTCGATGCCCGGCGCGGACGAGGCGGCGGCCATGCGGCAGTTGCTCGAGTATCTCGACGACCCCCGATTCGAGCGGGTTATCGTCGACACGGCGCCGACGGGCCACACCCTCCGACTGCTCGAACTCCCCGAGATGCTCGACTCGATGGTCGGGCGCCTGCTCTCCATGCGCGAGAAGTTCTCGGGGATGATGGAGGGCTTCAAAGGGATGTTCGGCGTGGGCGGCGGCGACGACGCCGAGGCGCCGGACCTCGACGAACTCCGGGATCGGATCGAGCGCCTGCGGGCCGTTCTGCAGGACCCGTCCCGTACCGACTTCCGGGTCGTCATGGTGCCCGAGGAGATGAGCGTCGTCGAGTCCGAGCGACTCGTTGCCCGCCTCGACGAGTTCTCTATCCCCGTAAACACCGTCGTCGTCAACCGCGTGATGGAGAACCTGGCGGACGTGGCCGACGTGGACCCCGCGTGGGTCGTCTCGCCGAACCTGGAGGACTGCGAGTTCTGCCAGCGTCGGTGGGACGTTCAACAGCGGGCGCTCCGCCGTGCGACCGACCTGTTCCGGGGCCACGACGTGAAACGGGTGCCGCTGCTGGCCGACGAAGTCCGTGGCGAACGGGCGTTGCGCGTCGTCGCGGCGTGTCTGGCGTAG
- a CDS encoding aldehyde dehydrogenase family protein encodes MTHSTEPFEGYVDGEWVEDEGEPFESTNPATGGTVATFTRASPADVARAVGAASDAADEWRRRSYVDRADVLWDVYAELRERKAELGEIVSRECGKEISEGLADIEEAAHMVEWAAGNARHPHGDVVPSEIASKDAYMRRRPRGVVGCITPWNFPVAIPFWHMAVTLVEGNTVVWKPAEQTPYCGRIVAEMFDDASVPPGVFNLVQGPGEVGAAIVDDDRVDTVLFTGSAAVGHAIDERLGGRPGRDCSLEMGGKNALVVTEAADLDIAVPSAVLSAFKTTGQRCVSAERLIVHEDVYDDFRARFVDAAERIAVGGPLDETTFMGPLIDADAVAKFREYNDRAREAGATVLVDRAELAPDEIPAGHEAGHWVGPFVYEMAFDPESRVLREEVFGPHVALVPYRGSVERAVEINDAVDYGLAGAIVSEDYRQLNYYRDEADVGLAYANLPCIGAEVQLPFGGVGKSGKGSPSAREVIEAVTERTAWTLNNGRDIEMAQGLSAELRFEE; translated from the coding sequence ATGACACACAGCACCGAACCGTTCGAAGGGTACGTCGACGGCGAGTGGGTCGAGGATGAGGGGGAGCCGTTCGAGAGCACGAACCCGGCCACCGGCGGGACCGTCGCGACGTTCACGAGGGCGTCGCCGGCCGACGTGGCGCGGGCGGTCGGCGCGGCGAGCGACGCGGCCGACGAGTGGCGCCGGCGGTCCTACGTCGACCGCGCCGACGTGCTGTGGGACGTGTACGCCGAACTTCGCGAGCGCAAGGCCGAACTCGGCGAAATCGTCAGCCGCGAATGTGGCAAGGAGATCAGCGAGGGGTTGGCCGACATCGAGGAGGCGGCGCACATGGTGGAGTGGGCGGCGGGCAACGCCCGCCACCCCCACGGCGACGTGGTGCCGAGCGAAATCGCGAGCAAGGACGCGTATATGCGGCGCCGCCCCCGCGGTGTCGTCGGCTGTATCACGCCCTGGAACTTCCCTGTCGCCATCCCCTTCTGGCATATGGCGGTGACGCTGGTCGAGGGCAACACCGTCGTCTGGAAGCCCGCGGAGCAGACGCCGTACTGTGGCCGGATCGTCGCCGAGATGTTCGACGACGCGAGCGTCCCGCCCGGCGTGTTCAATCTGGTGCAGGGACCCGGCGAGGTGGGCGCGGCCATCGTCGACGACGACCGGGTGGACACGGTTCTGTTCACCGGCTCGGCCGCGGTGGGCCACGCCATCGACGAGCGGCTGGGCGGGCGCCCCGGCCGCGACTGTTCGCTGGAGATGGGGGGCAAGAACGCCCTCGTCGTGACCGAGGCGGCCGATCTCGACATCGCGGTGCCGTCGGCCGTCCTCTCGGCGTTCAAGACGACCGGGCAGCGCTGTGTCTCCGCCGAGCGCCTGATCGTCCACGAGGACGTTTACGACGACTTCCGTGCCCGCTTCGTCGACGCCGCGGAGCGAATCGCGGTGGGTGGCCCCCTCGACGAGACGACGTTCATGGGGCCGCTGATCGACGCCGACGCGGTCGCGAAGTTCCGCGAGTACAACGACCGCGCCCGCGAGGCGGGCGCGACGGTGCTCGTCGACCGCGCGGAACTCGCCCCCGACGAGATTCCCGCGGGCCACGAGGCCGGCCACTGGGTCGGCCCCTTCGTCTACGAGATGGCCTTCGACCCCGAAAGTCGCGTCCTCCGGGAGGAGGTGTTCGGGCCGCACGTCGCCCTGGTTCCCTATCGCGGGTCCGTCGAGCGGGCGGTCGAAATCAACGACGCCGTCGACTACGGGCTGGCGGGGGCCATCGTCAGCGAGGACTACCGACAGCTCAACTACTACCGCGACGAGGCGGACGTGGGGCTGGCCTATGCCAACTTGCCCTGTATCGGCGCCGAGGTCCAACTCCCGTTCGGTGGCGTCGGCAAGTCCGGGAAAGGCTCGCCGTCGGCCCGCGAGGTGATCGAGGCGGTCACGGAGCGGACGGCGTGGACGCTGAACAACGGGCGCGACATCGAGATGGCCCAGGGGCTGTCGGCGGAACTGCGGTTCGAGGAGTGA
- a CDS encoding transcription elongation factor Spt5 has translation MGIFAVKTTASQERTVADMIASREEDEVHAVLAPDSLTSYVMVEADNSAVLERVMDEIPHARSIVPGTSSLTEVEHFLSPTPDVEGIAEGDIVELIAGPFKGEKARVQRIDEGKDQVTVELYEATVPIPVTVRGDQIRVLDSDER, from the coding sequence ATGGGTATCTTCGCCGTCAAGACCACGGCCAGCCAGGAACGGACCGTCGCGGACATGATCGCCAGCCGGGAGGAAGACGAGGTACACGCCGTCCTCGCGCCCGACTCGCTCACGAGTTACGTGATGGTCGAGGCCGACAACAGCGCCGTCCTCGAACGCGTGATGGACGAAATCCCCCACGCTCGCTCCATCGTCCCCGGCACCTCCTCGCTCACGGAGGTCGAACATTTCCTCTCGCCGACGCCGGACGTGGAGGGTATCGCCGAGGGTGACATCGTCGAACTCATCGCCGGACCGTTCAAAGGCGAGAAGGCACGCGTCCAGCGTATCGACGAAGGCAAAGACCAGGTGACGGTCGAACTGTACGAGGCGACCGTTCCCATCCCGGTCACGGTTCGGGGCGACCAGATCCGCGTCCTCGACTCCGACGAGCGGTAG
- a CDS encoding GtrA family protein has translation MSGGLGKLEELYSGIRFGQFISVGAVGATAETVVVAILTAGYGVLPQLAKAAGAEVSITLMFLINDRWTFSEAGATGWLPRIRRYLKSHLVRAGGLLVGFAVLTALTSWTDITLVVAGADLWPTVANAIGIGCGMVLNYLTEGLFTWRVGTE, from the coding sequence ATGAGCGGCGGCCTGGGCAAACTGGAGGAACTGTACTCCGGGATTCGCTTCGGCCAGTTCATCTCCGTCGGCGCCGTCGGTGCGACGGCCGAAACCGTCGTCGTCGCCATCCTGACCGCCGGCTACGGCGTCCTCCCACAGTTGGCCAAGGCCGCGGGCGCCGAGGTATCGATCACCCTGATGTTCCTGATCAACGACCGCTGGACGTTCTCGGAGGCCGGCGCCACCGGCTGGCTCCCCCGCATCCGGCGCTATCTCAAGTCGCATCTGGTGCGGGCGGGTGGCTTGCTCGTCGGCTTCGCCGTCCTGACGGCGTTGACCTCGTGGACCGACATCACCCTCGTCGTCGCCGGCGCGGACCTCTGGCCGACGGTGGCCAACGCCATCGGCATCGGCTGTGGGATGGTGCTGAACTACCTCACCGAGGGGCTGTTCACGTGGCGGGTCGGCACCGAGTGA
- a CDS encoding pyridoxal phosphate-dependent aminotransferase, which translates to MDYDTPLFFHVMQYAAAADRDVIDLVSGGPDWEPPTALREGLRDYADGDPAEFQYPPSDGLRALREEIAARRGVDIDRVVITNGAGEANYLAMAAALERDAGDEILLTDPVYPYYPGKARMLGADPRLVPVADDGGLDVEAMADAASTDTAAILINSPNNPTGAVYDADTVGAMVDLAEEHDALLVSDEVYDHYDYAGRFESALAFDSDRAVVTNSFSKSMAVTGLRVGYALFPPQLVEAAKTRHMLVNVTGARPSQAAVLRALRETGPEYYEASRDLLRERIDAFTDALDAAGAEYIHPDGAFYVFARFDGFPGTLANVERLVDEAGVACMPGDTFGSYDEWVRFALVTPRAEEAARRLAEYDF; encoded by the coding sequence ATGGACTACGATACGCCACTTTTCTTTCACGTCATGCAGTACGCGGCCGCGGCCGACCGCGACGTGATCGACTTGGTGAGCGGCGGGCCGGACTGGGAGCCGCCGACCGCGCTCCGCGAGGGGCTTCGGGACTACGCCGACGGCGACCCCGCCGAGTTCCAGTATCCGCCGAGCGACGGCCTGCGCGCCCTGCGCGAGGAAATCGCTGCCCGCCGCGGCGTCGATATCGACCGCGTCGTGATCACGAACGGCGCGGGCGAGGCGAACTACCTCGCGATGGCGGCGGCGCTCGAACGCGACGCCGGAGACGAGATACTGCTGACCGATCCGGTCTACCCCTACTACCCCGGCAAGGCGCGGATGCTCGGCGCCGACCCGCGCCTCGTCCCCGTCGCCGACGACGGCGGCCTCGACGTCGAGGCGATGGCCGACGCGGCGAGCACCGACACCGCGGCCATCCTGATCAACTCGCCCAACAACCCCACCGGCGCGGTGTACGACGCCGACACGGTCGGTGCGATGGTCGACCTGGCCGAGGAACACGACGCGCTGCTCGTCTCGGACGAGGTGTACGACCACTACGACTACGCCGGGCGGTTCGAGAGCGCGCTCGCCTTCGACTCCGACCGCGCCGTCGTCACCAACTCCTTCTCGAAGTCGATGGCGGTGACGGGGCTTCGCGTCGGCTACGCGCTCTTTCCCCCGCAGTTGGTCGAGGCGGCGAAGACCAGACACATGCTCGTCAACGTCACCGGCGCCCGCCCCTCGCAGGCCGCGGTCCTCCGCGCGCTTCGGGAGACCGGTCCGGAGTATTACGAGGCGTCGCGTGACCTCCTCCGTGAGCGCATCGACGCCTTCACCGACGCCCTCGACGCGGCGGGCGCGGAGTACATCCACCCCGACGGGGCCTTCTACGTCTTCGCACGTTTCGACGGTTTTCCCGGCACCTTGGCGAACGTCGAACGCCTCGTCGACGAGGCCGGCGTCGCCTGCATGCCCGGCGACACTTTCGGTAGCTACGACGAGTGGGTCCGGTTCGCGCTCGTCACGCCGCGTGCCGAGGAGGCCGCCCGGCGGCTGGCCGAATACGATTTCTAG